CGAGGAGTGGATGCGCGGCTTCTTCGGCGAGGGCATCGCCGAGCATTTGATGATGCCCTATGCGCGCAAGATCTGGACCGTCGAGCCCTCTACCATGGATTTCAACTGGATCGGCCGCCGGGTACCCACTCCCAACGTCGAGCGCATCATCGCCGGGGCGCTGACCTCGGAAGTGGATCAGGTGGGGGCCACCTCGCATTTCTGGTATCCCCGCTACGGCGGTATCGAGCCCCTGCCCAAGGCGCTGGGGGAGCGGCTCCACAACCTCCATCTCGAACGCACCGTGGAGCGCATCGAGCTGCCCCAGCGGCAGGTGGTCTTCGCCGATGGAGAGGTGGTGCCCTTCGAGCGGGCGGTGATGACCTTCCCCCTCTGCTTCCTGCCGCGCTTCGTCACCGGCCTGCCGCCGGAGGTGGAGCGGGCCGCTAACTCGCTGTCCTACCAGGGGATCTACTGCGTCAATGTCGGGGTCAAGCGGCCGAATATCTCGGACAAGCATTGGGTCTATTTCTACGAGGACGTCTTCCCCTTCCACCGCCTGTCCTTCCCCGGCACCTTCAGTCCCGACACGGTGCCGGAGGGGTGCAGCTCCATCGCCACCGAGGTGGCGTTTTCGGAGCACCGGCCCCTGGACGAGGAGAGCGCGGTGGAGAAGACCCTGGAGGCGCTACGGGCGGCGAAGATCCTGCATCCGGACGACGAGATCGACCTGGTGCACACCGAGCGCATTCTGCCCGCCTACGTGATCTACGATCTGCAGCACGGGCGCAACGTCGGGATCATCCGCGACTGGCTGCGGGAGCAGGGCATCTGGACCGCCGGCCGCTTCGGCGAGTGGCAATACTTCAACATGGATCATTCCATGCGCAGTGGCAAGCAGGCGGCGGAAGAGATCTTGGCTCTTGGATAAGGTGTGGGCAGGTGCAGCGCGCAGGCACTCATGAGGTCGTCTCATGCCCTGTCTTGAAATCGCTCGGGGGCCTCGGCGCACTGTTCCGACGCAGGCGAGGGAGCTGCATCGGCGCGCGGGAAACTCGCTGGCGCTCAAACAGTGCCGCGCGTTTCTCCGCTGCAGCTCCTGCCTGCGCCGGGCGCCTCGGAGTCCTCGCTCCTTTCAAGACAGGACACGAGACGACTCGTTGTTGGTGC
This portion of the Acidobacteriota bacterium genome encodes:
- a CDS encoding FAD-dependent oxidoreductase, translating into EEWMRGFFGEGIAEHLMMPYARKIWTVEPSTMDFNWIGRRVPTPNVERIIAGALTSEVDQVGATSHFWYPRYGGIEPLPKALGERLHNLHLERTVERIELPQRQVVFADGEVVPFERAVMTFPLCFLPRFVTGLPPEVERAANSLSYQGIYCVNVGVKRPNISDKHWVYFYEDVFPFHRLSFPGTFSPDTVPEGCSSIATEVAFSEHRPLDEESAVEKTLEALRAAKILHPDDEIDLVHTERILPAYVIYDLQHGRNVGIIRDWLREQGIWTAGRFGEWQYFNMDHSMRSGKQAAEEILALG